DNA from Sphingomonas psychrotolerans:
GATGATTCCGCCCTCGCGGAGAGCGGCTTCGAGGCCGTACGGATTGTCGCCCTTGGGCGCCGCAGCGGCGAGAATGGTCATGAACATTGTCGGTTCTTTCCTCTAAATAGATAGCGCTGGTTCCACACTCCGGCGCGCCGGGGGGCGGCGCGCCGGCCACTCAATCAGTTCTTCGGCAGTTCCCAGCGGAAGCGGCTGGAGAAAGGCGCAGGGATCTTGTTCCCTCCTGCATCCTCGGCCGGAGTGAAGCGCGCACGGCGCCGCAGCAGCGAACAGGCAGTACTGTCGAGAACCGATGAACCGCTCGACGACGTCACCTGGCAATCGGTGACCTTGCCGCTCGCATCGACCGAGAGACGGAAACCAGTGGTTCCCTGCTGCTCGGCGCGAATCGCGGCTGCCGGATAGTCGTCATTGGTCACCCAGCTGCCCGGAGGCGTGCGGGGCTTGAGCGGCTTTGCGATACGCGGCGGCGCCGGCGGCTGCGGCGGAGCCACAGGCGCAGGTGGAGCCGGCGGCGTGATCGGCGGTTGGGGTGGGATGGTCGTGGTGGTCTGCATCGGCGGCGACGGCACCTGGACCTGCACCTGAGCCGGCGGCGTCACGATCTGTGTCGGCGGCGGCGGTACAGGGCTGTCTGGCGGCGGCGGCGGCGGCGGAACCTCCTCGGGCGGGGGCGGCGGCTCTTCGACCTCGAAGGTCTTCAGCTCTTCCGCTTTCTTTTTGATATATTGGTATGCCAAGCCCGTGACGAAGGCATAACCCAAGCCAGCCACGATAATTGCGACGATTACGATCGCAACGAACCGGCTGCCACTTACATTCCGGTCAGCGTAAGCCATTCGGCAACGTCACTCCTCTAATCCTGTGCGACCCTGGGCGCCAGAATGCTCCGCGCACAAGCCCGTCCGCCGTTCGCTTGGTTGCGTCGGTGCGGCAGAGCGCCGAGTCTCTATCGTGGGCTCTCTGGCTACGCAAACGCTTTGTCGGACAAACTGTGCCTACCGGCGCCTGATGACGGAATTATTTCTGTATAAGAAGCGAGCAATCCGGTAACGCAACCGCATGATCCGCGTACCCATGATAGCGTTTTGTTGCGCAGTATCGTTAACGACACCTGCGCAGTCCGCCCCGCAAACCACGCAAAACCAAGCTTCTCAGGCAGCTGTATTACCAAGCTATGCCACTATGGCAGGACAAGTTCTTGGTGCGCCGCTGATCCTCGATGCGCGCATTCGCAGCGCCGTCAGGATAAAAGGTGCCGAAGCCGCGAATGTCGCCGCCGGCCGCGCCCGATTCTATGTCGAGGCCGATGTTACCGCCCTGATTCGTGGCTCGAACGCGGTTTCGACGAGAATCGGCTACGTCGCCGATCTGCCGTTGAACGAGCGCGGTCGCGAGCCCAAACTCAAGAAGCAGCGCGTGCTGCTCTTCGCGCGTCCGGTTGCCGGGCGATCCGATCAGATCCAGCTGGCCGGCCTCGACGGCCAACGCACCTGGGCTCCTGAACTCGATGCGCTCGTCCGCGGACTCGTGCGCGAGACGATCGCCGCGGACGCACCCCCGGCGATAACCGGCGTGGTCAATGCGTTTCATGTGCCGGGATCGCTGCCCGGCGAAGGTGAGACTCAGGTTTTCCTCCAGACCGCGAACGGCGCGCCGGTTTCGCTCCAGATCCTGCGGCGGCCGGGCGAACAGCCGCGCTGGGCTGTCTCATTGGGGGACATTGTCGACGAATCGGCAGGTCCGCCCCGGGCGAACACGCTGCTCTGGTATCGCCTCGCCTGCGGTCTTCCGCGGACGCTGCCGCCGGAGAGCCTCGAATCGGCCGACCCCGCCACCGCCGCTACGGCGCGCGAAGATTATACGCTGGTGCTTCGCGCGCTCGGTCCCTGCGCCTAGCGCCGGTGGCGCACCATCGTGATGCCGATCGATTCGCTATTTTCGGCGATCGCCAGCTTGACGATTCGCACCTCGACGCGGCGGACGCGCTTGTCCGACACGAACACCGTCTCGCAGACATGCTCGGCCACCGCTTCGATCAACGTGAAGTGCACGTCCCTGGGCAATCCGGTGGTGGCCGCGTGCTTGAGGTCGATATAGCTTTTTGACGCGCTCAGCGGCGTATCCGGCGCAAAGCGCTCGGGCATGTCGATGTCGGCAGTCACCGAGATTCGCAACGGCTGCGGCAGATGGGTCTCTTCGGAATAGATCCCGGTCAGCACCTCGACTTCGAGGTCGTGCACCTGGAGCTGGAGCAAGTCGCGCAATTAATCGCCTTTCGTGGGTTCCGGCCCCCTTAGCAGAAGCCGCAAGGCTGGGAAGTGCGCGGCCCTGCCCCCATTAATCCTTGCGTCACGGCGCATCGGCGCTAAAGCGCGCGCCCCGGCACCGCGCCGGACGTTTGCGAGGATATCGAACAGGTGATCGCGTTGGTGCCGCTGGCTGCTGTCGACCCCGAGGCCGTGGAGGCGCTGCTCGATCGCGCCTTCGGCCCCGAGCGACGCACGCGCACCGCCTATCGCATTCGCGGCGGCACCCTGCCGGTCCCCGAGCTGAGCTTCGCCGCGCTCGATTCCGCCGAAAAGCTGCTGGGCACGATCCAGTGCTGGCCGGTCGCGCTCGCTTGCGACGGCGGCGACGCCGCGCCGCTGGTGATGGTCGGCCCGGTCGCCGTCGAGCCCGAACGTCAGCAAGGCGGCATCGGCCGTGCGCTGATGGAGCGCATGCTCGATGCGGTCCCCGACTGCACCGCGCCGGGCTGCGGCGCGCTCATGCTGATCGGCGATCCCGAATATTATGGCCGTTTCTTCGGCTTCACCGCCGAACGCACCAGCGGGTGGCGGCTGCCCGGCCCGTTCGAGCCGCGCCGTCTGCTCGCACGTGGCGATTCGGTGCCCGATTGCGCGGGGGTGCTCGGCCCGCGCGTGCGGCAGGCAGCTTGAGGGCGCGCGCGCCCTCGCCTAACGAGTCCTGATGCCCGCGCCGCCGCCCCCTGATCTCGCCAGCCTGTCGCTCGCCGAGATCGCGCGCCTCGCCGAAGAGGACCGGCTGCCGCCTGTCGAAAGCTGGAACCCCGCGCATTGCGGCGACAGCGAGATGCGAATCGCCCGCGACGGCATTTGGTATCATCAGGGCTCGCCGATCGGCCGCGCGCCGATGGTCCGCCTGTTCTCGACGATCCTGCGCCGCGAACCCGACGGGCGATTCGTCCTCGTCACTCCGGTCGAGAAGCTCGACATCGAAGTCGAGGACGCCCCGTTCACAGCCGTGGAGATGAAGGCCGAGGGCGAAGGCGAGGCGATGAAGCTCGCCTTCCGCCTCAACACCGGCGATCTGCTCACCGCCGGCCCGGGACACGCGCTGCGCTTCGAGGAGCGCGAGGATGGCCCCCGCCCCTATCTTCATGTCCGCCGCGGGCTCGAGGCGCTGATCGCCCGGCCGGTCTATTACGAGCTTGCCGAGATCGCGCTCACAAATGGCAGCGCGCCGCCCGGGGTGTGGAGCAACGGCGCCTTCTTCGCGCTGGAGCCGCAGGCATGAATCTCGCCGAGCGGCTGCGCATCGCGCTCGCCAGCCCGCATGAAACCATCCTGCTCGCCGGCGATCATTTCGATTTCGACCCGGCGATCGCGGGCAACCCCGCGGCGGTTCTGGTCGCAGTCACCGATCGCGCCGAGCCGGGCGTGATCCTCACCCAGCGTACCGAGACCTTGCGCCGCCACCCCGGACAGGTGGCCTTTCCCGGCGGCCGGATCGATCCCGAGGATGACGGCCCGGTCGGCGCAGCACTGCGTGAGGCCGAGGAGGAAATCGCCCTGCCGACGTGGATGGTCGACGTGATCGGCACTGCCGATCGCTATCGCACCGTCACCGGTTATGAAGTCACTCCGGTGGTCGGCGTGGTCCCGCCCGATCTCGCTTTGGTTCCTGCCGAGGCGGAAGTGGCGGCGGTGTTCGAAGTCCCCCTCGCCTTCCTGCTCGACAGCGCCAATCATGTTGAAGCCACCGCGCACTATCAGGGCAGGGAGCGGCATTATTACGAGATTCTCTGGGGCGAGCGGCGAATCTGGGGCGCCACGGCGGCGATGATCGTCAATCTTTCGCGGAGGCTTCGTTGGACGGCCTGACTCTGCCCGCTGCCGAATGGCGCCACCGCGAAGGCCTCGATCGGCTGGTCGAAGTGCTCGGCGATGCGCGATTCGTCGGCGGCTCGGTCCGCGATACCTTGCTCGGGATCCCCGTCTCGGACGTCGATCTCGCCACCGCGCTGCCGCCCCAACGCGTGGTCGAACTGCTCAAGGAAGCGCAGATCCGCGCCGTCCCCACCGGCCTCGCCCACGGCACGATCACCGCGGTGCTGCCGAGCGGCCCGGTCGAAGTCACCACCTTGCGCCGCGATGTCTCGACCGACGGCCGCCGCGCCACCGTCGCCTTCACCGACGACTGGCGCGAGGACGCCGCCCGCCGCGACTTCACGATGAACGCGCTCTACGCCGATCCGGCAACCGGCGAGATCTTCGACTATTTCCACGGCGTCGCCGATCTCGAGGCACGCCATGTCCGCTTCATCGGCGATCCGCTTCAGCGTATCGCCGAAGATCACCTGCGCATCCTGCGCTTCTTCCGCTTCCTCGCGCGATTCGGTGACCATGCCGACCCGGAAGGGCTCGACGCCTGCACCGCGCGCGCGAAGGACCTGATGGCGCTGTCGCGCGAGCGCATCCGCGACGAACTGCTCAAGCTGCTGGTCGCGAAGGATGCCGTCGGCGTGGTCGAGTTGATGCTCGGCCGCGGCATATTCGAGCCCGTCCTGCCCGAAATCAGGTCGGCCGCATTACTGGCTCATGTCGCCGCGCGGGAGGAGGCGGCCGGCGTCGCGCCAAACCCGATTCGCCGGCTCGCCGCATTGCTCCCCCAGGATCCCGTCGCCGCCGACCAGCTCGGCGCCCGGCTCAAGCTTTCCAATGCCGAACGCAAACGCCTCGTCACCGCGGTATCGCCGCCCGATGGGGCGCCGAAGCCGCTCGCCTATCGACTGGGCGTGGAAAGCGCGGTGGACATCCTGATCCTCTCGGACGGTGAGGTCGCCCAGATCTTTGAGGTTAAGTCCTGGCAGCCGCCCCGGCTTCCGCTCACCGGTGGCGCGCTGGTCGAGCTCGGCCTCGCCAAGGGTCCCGATGTCGCGCGTGCGCTTCGGGCAGTCGAAGATCGCTGGATCTCGGAAGGGTTCCCCGCCGCGGAGCGCGTCGCCGCGCTCGCCGACGAAGCCGTCGCTCAGGCGCTACGCGCGGCCAGGAAGGCGTAAGCCTCTGCCTCGACGAGCGGCCGGGCATAGAGATAGCCCTGCCCATAGGTGCAACCGAGCGCCGCCAGCGTCTGGGCGAGCTCGTTGGTCTCGATCCCTTCGGCAGTGGTCTGCATGCCCAGCGCCTGGGCGAGGCTGAGCACCGCGCGGACGATCGCGATCTTGTCGCGATCGGCGAGCATGCCCGAGATGAAGCTGCGATCGATCTTGAGCAAGTCGATCGGCAGTTTCTGGAGATAGGCGAGGTTCGAATAGCCGGTGCCGAAATCGTCCATCGCCAGCGTCGCACCCAGATCCTTGAGCGCCATCATCGTCCGGCTGATTCGATCGGGATCGCTGACGATCGCGCTCTCGGTGAGCTCGAGCGTGAGCCGCGATCCCGCAATCCCGGCCTGTTCGAGTGCGGCCTGGACCATCTCGGGGATCCGGTCGCGCTGGAGCTGGATCGCCGACAAATTGACTGCGACCTTGACGCCGCAATCGCCCCCTGCCCTGCGATCCCATGCCGCCAGCGTTCGCGCCGCCTCTTCCATCGCCCAGCGGCCGAGCGGC
Protein-coding regions in this window:
- a CDS encoding energy transducer TonB — translated: MAYADRNVSGSRFVAIVIVAIIVAGLGYAFVTGLAYQYIKKKAEELKTFEVEEPPPPPEEVPPPPPPPDSPVPPPPTQIVTPPAQVQVQVPSPPMQTTTTIPPQPPITPPAPPAPVAPPQPPAPPRIAKPLKPRTPPGSWVTNDDYPAAAIRAEQQGTTGFRLSVDASGKVTDCQVTSSSGSSVLDSTACSLLRRRARFTPAEDAGGNKIPAPFSSRFRWELPKN
- a CDS encoding dihydroneopterin aldolase, with product MRDLLQLQVHDLEVEVLTGIYSEETHLPQPLRISVTADIDMPERFAPDTPLSASKSYIDLKHAATTGLPRDVHFTLIEAVAEHVCETVFVSDKRVRRVEVRIVKLAIAENSESIGITMVRHRR
- a CDS encoding GNAT family N-acetyltransferase, which encodes MIALVPLAAVDPEAVEALLDRAFGPERRTRTAYRIRGGTLPVPELSFAALDSAEKLLGTIQCWPVALACDGGDAAPLVMVGPVAVEPERQQGGIGRALMERMLDAVPDCTAPGCGALMLIGDPEYYGRFFGFTAERTSGWRLPGPFEPRRLLARGDSVPDCAGVLGPRVRQAA
- a CDS encoding DUF1285 domain-containing protein, with amino-acid sequence MPAPPPPDLASLSLAEIARLAEEDRLPPVESWNPAHCGDSEMRIARDGIWYHQGSPIGRAPMVRLFSTILRREPDGRFVLVTPVEKLDIEVEDAPFTAVEMKAEGEGEAMKLAFRLNTGDLLTAGPGHALRFEEREDGPRPYLHVRRGLEALIARPVYYELAEIALTNGSAPPGVWSNGAFFALEPQA
- a CDS encoding CoA pyrophosphatase, yielding MNLAERLRIALASPHETILLAGDHFDFDPAIAGNPAAVLVAVTDRAEPGVILTQRTETLRRHPGQVAFPGGRIDPEDDGPVGAALREAEEEIALPTWMVDVIGTADRYRTVTGYEVTPVVGVVPPDLALVPAEAEVAAVFEVPLAFLLDSANHVEATAHYQGRERHYYEILWGERRIWGATAAMIVNLSRRLRWTA
- a CDS encoding CCA tRNA nucleotidyltransferase; the encoded protein is MDGLTLPAAEWRHREGLDRLVEVLGDARFVGGSVRDTLLGIPVSDVDLATALPPQRVVELLKEAQIRAVPTGLAHGTITAVLPSGPVEVTTLRRDVSTDGRRATVAFTDDWREDAARRDFTMNALYADPATGEIFDYFHGVADLEARHVRFIGDPLQRIAEDHLRILRFFRFLARFGDHADPEGLDACTARAKDLMALSRERIRDELLKLLVAKDAVGVVELMLGRGIFEPVLPEIRSAALLAHVAAREEAAGVAPNPIRRLAALLPQDPVAADQLGARLKLSNAERKRLVTAVSPPDGAPKPLAYRLGVESAVDILILSDGEVAQIFEVKSWQPPRLPLTGGALVELGLAKGPDVARALRAVEDRWISEGFPAAERVAALADEAVAQALRAARKA